One genomic region from Oryzias melastigma strain HK-1 linkage group LG19, ASM292280v2, whole genome shotgun sequence encodes:
- the pagr1 gene encoding PAXIP1-associated glutamate-rich protein 1, with the protein MQAEASDTSLREGIQALEVEDSEKSSADMKDETITEQQNSETVADEDAAAHEEAVEKVDGTEEEAQTDPAKADTGVDAEEGKQAAEEEWEIPYSDEEMEDAKSWMPPPLEIKRLYELLAKGEMLELNFVPLPRRPPTPERSLSPERDDEDEAVKERERQERERKPPTPTEFDFDEEHMQSTPKSAFINRRRTPGSSGRSTVKREARLDKVLSDMKRHRKIEEHIRRTGRDFFKNEKKLEEALSPNSQKERDKERERDSNPNTIFSPRQRRY; encoded by the exons ATGCAGGCGGAAGCTTCAGACACCTCCCTCAGAGAGGGCATCCAGGCTTTGGAGGTGGAGGATTCAGAAAAATCCTCTGCAGACATGAAAGATGAGACCATCACGGAACAACAGAACAGTGAGACTGTAGCAGATGAGGACGCAGCAGCCCACGAGGAAGCAG TTGAAAAAGTAGATGGAACAGAAGAAGAGGCTCAGACTGATCCCGCTAAAGCCGACACAGGGGTGGATGCTGAGGAGGGGAAGCAGGCTGCAGAAGAGGAGTGGGAGATTCCATATAGCGATGAGGAAATGGAGGATGCCAAAAGCTGGATGCCGCCTCCTTTGGAAATTAAAAGACTCTACGAGCTCCTGGCTAAAGGGGAGATGCTGGAACTGAACTTTGTGCCCCTCCCTAGAAGGCCTCCCACACCTGAACGCTCCCTTTCACCTGAAAGAGACGATGAGGATGAGGCGGTGAAGGAAAGAGAGAGGCAAGAACGAGAGCGCAA GCCTCCAACTCCAACTGAGTTCGACTTCGATGAAGAGCACATGCAGTCAACGCCGAAAAGCGCCTTCATCAATCGGCGGCGAACACCAG GATCCTCCGGCCGTTCAACGGTGAAAAGAGAAGCCCGCCTGGACAAAGTGTTGTCCGACATGAAGCGCCACCGCAAAATCGAGGAGCACATCAGACGCACGGGGAGGGACTTCTTCAAGAACGAGAAAAAGCTGGAGGAGGCGCTCTCCCCAAACAGTCAGAAAGAGCGGGACAAGGAGAGGGAGCGAGACAGCAACCCCAACACCATTTTCTCACCACGGCAGAGGAGATACTAA
- the tlcd3bb gene encoding ceramide synthase translates to MLIILAAGSVFFPGLFLLSKQCLKSIPALRWSEGDAVIVSARLVSSIQAVMASSAGYIIASSCKDIIEDQHWLTSSYIMFAVPYFVYDIYAMFMCYWYKLRVKGHEEAAAAPQHMRSALASYLRREFLMVLHHVVMVTVCFPVSVFWRQGKGDYFQGIMFMAELSTPSVCLGKILIQYKQQHTLLHKVNGALMLITFFIFRVLLFPYLYYAYGRYASIPFHMVPLSVPWHCNLGAALLMAPQLYWFSLICRGALRLFRGTSRSQRPTPPGDKELQTTHGNTLPQPANGYNARSSEPELATH, encoded by the exons ATGCTGATCATCTTGGCTGCTGGGTCTGTGTTCTTCCCGGGCCTTTTCCTTCTGTCCAAACAATGCTTGAAGTCCATCCCGGCGCTGAGATGGAGCGAAGGAGATGCAGTCATAGTGTCAGCCAG GTTAGTGTCATCGATTCAAGCAGTCATGGCCTCCTCAGCTGGATACATCATTGCTTCCTCCTGCAAGGACATCATTGAGGACCA gcACTGGCTCACCAGCAGTTACATCATGTTCGCTGTCCCCTACTTCGTGTACGACATCTACGCAATGTTCATGTGCTACTGGTACAAGCTGCGGGTCAAAGGGCACGAGGAGGCCGCGGCGGCGCCCCAGCACATGCGCTCGGCGCTGGCTAGCTACCTGCGCCGCGAGTTCCTCATGGTCCTGCACCACGTTGTCATGGTCACCGTCTGCTTCCCGGTCTCTGTG TTTTGGCGACAAGGAAAGGGGGATTATTTCCAAGGTATAATGTTTATGGCTGAGCTCAGCACTCCATCTGTCTGCTTAGGAAAAATACTCATCCAg TACAAACAGCAACACACTCTGCTGCACAAAGTGAATGGGGCTCTAATGCTGAtcacttttttcatctttcgAGTCCTACTCTTCCCTTACCTCTACTACGCCTATGGAAG GTACGCGTCCATCCCCTTCCACATGGTCCCGCTGTCGGTGCCCTGGCACTGTAACCTCGGCGCCGCGCTGCTCATGGCGCCCCAGCTCTACTGGTTCTCCCTGATTTGCCGGGGAGCCCTGCGGCTATTCCGAGGCACCTCCCGCTCCCAGAGGCCGACCCCGCCCGGCGACAAGGAGCTCCAGACAACGCACGGCAACACGCTGCCGCAGCCCGCCAACGGCTACAACGCGCGCTCGTCCGAGCCCGAGCTGGCCACCCACTGA
- the maz gene encoding myc-associated zinc finger protein encodes MDAAWSNFLFQSTPTQNQVEGSLQSELMQVHTSSPQTPPTEHIAQPPSTVDTTALSEEPLPVPVKPVSRTARAQHICAICNKQFKNNYNLRRHQSVHTGRPANPNPNPVKKNHACETCGKAFRDVYHLNRHRLSHSDEKPFSCPICQQRFKRKDRMSHHVRSHQGGVEKPYICPHCGKAFSRPDHLNSHVRQVHSSERPFKCPTCESSFATKDRLRAHMIRHEEKVPCHICGKLLSAAYITDHMRVHNQSQHHVCHLCNRSFTTLTYLRVHAQKHHGQEWKESPGGFGGAASGSVLVCHLCGVHCKTPTQLQGHMGTHGNNQGAPSPVTSNVAASSSVSLSNMVTAPTVYVTGNTVVDLLVTDCSSIAAPQTHS; translated from the exons ATGGATGCTGCTTGGAGCAATTTTCTCTTCCAG AGTACTCCCACCCAAAACCAAGTGGAGGGGAGCCTCCAATCGGAGCTCATGCAAGTGCACACGAGCTCTCCCCAGACCCCACCCACAGAGCACATAGCACAGCCTCCTTCAACGGTGGACACCACCGCTCTCAGTGAGGAGCCCCTGCCCG TTCCGGTGAAACCAGTCTCCCGGACGGCCCGCGCGCAACACATCTGTGCCATCTGCAACAAGCAGTTCAAGAACAACTACAACCTGCGGCGGCACCAGTCGGTCCACACTGGG CGGCCCGCAAACCCCAACCCCAACCCGGTGAAGAAGAACCACGCCTGCGAGACGTGCGGCAAGGCCTTCCGGGACGTGTACCACCTCAACCGCCACCGCCTGTCCCACTCGGACGAGAAGCCGTTCTCCTGTCCCATCTGCCAGCAGCGCTTCAAGAGGAAGGACCGCATGAGCCACCACGTGCGCTCCCACCAGGGCGGCGTGGAGAAGCCCTACATCTGCCCCCACTGTGGCAAGGCTTTTTCCAG GCCCGACCATCTCAACAGTCATGTCAGACAGGTGCACTCCTCAGAGCGACCCTTTAAGTGCCCC ACCTGCGAGTCCAGCTTTGCCACCAAGGATCGGCTGCGCGCGCACATGATCCGGCACGAGGAGAAGGTGCCGTGCCACATCTGCGGGAAGCTGCTGTCGGCCGCGTACATCACCGACCACATGAGGGTGCACAACCAGTCGCAGCACCACGTCTGCCACCTCTGCAACCGCA GCTTCACCACCCTGACGTACCTCCGCGTTCACGCCCAGAAGCACCACGGCCAGGAGTGGAAGGAGAGCCCAGGAGGCTTTGGCGGTGCGGCCTCTGGCAGCGTCCTCGTCTGCCACCTGTGCGGCGTCCACTGCAAGACGCCAACCCAACTCCAGGGCCACATGGGCACCCACGGCAACAACCAGGGGGCGCCCAGCCCCGTCACCTCCAACGTGGCCGCCAGCAGCTCCGTCTCCCTTAGCAACATGGTGACGGCTCCCACTGTGTACGTGACGGGTAACACGGTGGTGGACCTGCTGGTGACAGACTGCTCTAGCATCGCCGCGCCGCAGACCCACAGTTAG